A stretch of Halanaerobiaceae bacterium ANBcell28 DNA encodes these proteins:
- a CDS encoding GLUG motif-containing protein, translated as MKLRLSWLYANNPTPKESSIILNYIGGLEMFLSDIIKKPILIVLFLLLLFILAACDSESYLQTKYSLTIEIEEGEGTVTPFANATEPYNEGTQVTIKARPDEGWVFDEWIGDVKDPYNPETTVIMNKKQIVKARFKEGVYSTLKEVKSFEEIEVPYSTDLKKLKDILPSQVTVEVVTDCENNIEETIVLEWDFKNYDGDKPDTYVIEGNFSLPYYISNPKEIDLKVEMWVTVKNPVVTNIEWSDVYLEVDFGTEKDKIGLANEIRITASDNIVHTIGELNWEIVDYDPNVAGKYEAIGSFELPYGIDKPEEEMDLEVKATIIVAFAGGDGSEESPYLVSTATQLNRMREHLESHFKQVEDINLSEYSEGEGWQPIGNLDAPFQGSYDGGNYAITNLKIDRENEDYVALFGFVNVDVENAVLKNINLEGIDVRGNNYVGGLVGFSCNINVEDVYVEGNVGGENYAGGIVGITDTVVIKNSMSYVDVSGSSNVGGLAGYNTADINNSYATGSVSGTENIGGLVGSNTADINNSYATGSVSGTE; from the coding sequence ATGAAGTTAAGGCTAAGCTGGCTTTATGCTAACAATCCAACACCGAAAGAGAGTTCTATAATATTAAATTATATTGGAGGGTTAGAAATGTTTTTAAGTGATATTATAAAAAAACCAATACTTATAGTTTTATTCTTATTACTACTTTTTATATTAGCTGCTTGTGATTCCGAATCATATCTACAAACAAAATACTCACTTACAATTGAAATTGAAGAAGGAGAAGGAACAGTAACACCTTTCGCAAACGCAACGGAACCTTATAATGAGGGTACGCAGGTTACTATTAAAGCTAGACCTGATGAAGGATGGGTTTTTGATGAGTGGATAGGTGATGTAAAGGACCCGTATAATCCAGAAACTACTGTAATTATGAATAAAAAGCAAATAGTTAAGGCAAGATTTAAAGAAGGAGTGTACTCTACTTTAAAAGAAGTTAAAAGTTTTGAGGAAATTGAAGTCCCTTATAGTACGGATTTAAAAAAACTAAAGGATATTTTGCCTTCGCAGGTAACTGTTGAAGTTGTTACTGATTGTGAAAACAATATAGAAGAAACTATAGTTTTAGAATGGGATTTTAAAAATTATGATGGTGATAAGCCAGATACATATGTTATAGAAGGAAATTTTAGTTTACCATATTATATAAGTAATCCAAAGGAGATAGACTTAAAAGTAGAGATGTGGGTGACAGTAAAAAATCCAGTAGTAACAAATATAGAATGGTCGGATGTATATTTAGAGGTGGATTTTGGTACGGAAAAAGATAAGATAGGTCTAGCAAATGAAATTCGAATTACTGCCAGTGATAATATTGTACATACGATAGGTGAATTGAATTGGGAAATTGTAGATTATGATCCTAACGTAGCAGGAAAATATGAGGCAATAGGTTCATTCGAATTACCATATGGTATAGATAAACCTGAAGAAGAAATGGATTTAGAGGTAAAGGCAACTATAATTGTAGCATTTGCAGGTGGTGATGGATCAGAAGAGAGTCCCTACTTAGTAAGTACAGCGACACAGCTTAATAGAATGAGAGAGCATTTGGAGAGTCACTTTAAACAAGTAGAAGATATTAATTTAAGTGAGTATAGTGAAGGAGAAGGCTGGCAGCCTATTGGAAATTTGGATGCCCCTTTTCAAGGAAGCTATGATGGTGGTAATTATGCAATTACTAATCTGAAAATTGATAGAGAAAATGAAGATTATGTTGCTTTGTTTGGATTTGTAAATGTAGATGTAGAGAACGCTGTATTAAAGAACATTAATCTAGAAGGAATAGATGTAAGAGGCAATAATTACGTAGGCGGTCTTGTAGGATTTAGCTGTAATATAAATGTAGAAGATGTATATGTTGAAGGTAATGTTGGCGGAGAAAATTATGCCGGAGGTATTGTTGGAATAACAGATACTGTGGTAATCAAAAATAGTATGTCGTATGTGGATGTTAGTGGATCAAGTAATGTAGGAGGGCTTGCAGGGTATAATACTGCAGATATTAATAATTCCTATGCAACAGGATCAGTAAGCGGTACAGAAAATATTGGAGGACTTGTAGGGTCTAATACTGCAGATATTAATAATTCCTATGCAACAGGATCAGTAAGCGGTACAGAA
- a CDS encoding GLUG motif-containing protein yields VSGTENIGGLVGSNTADISNSYATGTVNGTDTVGGLVGENFGKIKYSYSIGEVIGEEDTGGLVGVHKLSLNRITNSYYDEETSNQNDTGKGEPKTTEDMMQEATFDGWDFENVWIIEEDSYPQLRN; encoded by the coding sequence CAGTAAGCGGTACAGAAAATATTGGAGGACTTGTAGGGTCTAATACTGCAGATATCAGTAATTCCTATGCAACAGGTACAGTAAACGGTACAGATACTGTTGGAGGATTGGTAGGAGAGAATTTTGGAAAAATTAAGTACTCTTATTCAATTGGAGAAGTAATAGGAGAAGAAGATACAGGCGGTCTTGTAGGAGTGCATAAATTAAGTCTAAATCGTATAACAAACAGCTATTATGATGAAGAAACCAGTAATCAAAATGATACTGGTAAAGGTGAGCCAAAAACTACTGAAGATATGATGCAGGAAGCGACCTTTGATGGATGGGATTTTGAAAATGTCTGGATAATTGAAGAGGATTCTTATCCACAATTACGGAATTAA
- a CDS encoding GLUG motif-containing protein — translation MFFTNSIMKKSIFLVLIVFLLTVMVGCDTDTQYSLTIEIEEGEGTVTPFVNATEPYDEGTQVTIKARPDEGWEFDEWIGEVKEASNPETTVIMNKDQIVKARFKEGVYSTLKEVKSFEEIEVPYSTDLKKLKDILPSQVTVEVVTDCENNIEETIVLEWDFKNYDGDKPDTYVIEGNFSLPYYISNPKEIDLKVEMWVTVKNPVVTNIEWSDVYLEVDFGTEKDKIGLANEIRITASDNIVHTIGELNWEIVDYDPNVAGKYEAIGSFELPYGIDKPEEEMDLEVKATIIVAFAGGDGSEESPYLVSTATQLNRMREHLDSRFKQVEDIDLSEYSEGEGWQPIGDAESPFTGSYDGYGKTISELYINRDENYVALFGFVDVDVENAVLKNINLKAIDVRGNNYVGGLVGFGNVAIENVHVEGTISGKNYVGGLLGRIVNRDVYYCYFEGNITAQENVGGLAGKNRGKISNSYSTGKVDGENNVGGLVGENSRNISNSHSTATVIGIDNVGGLVGENSNEIINSYSTGKVDGENNVGGLVGENDYGEITNSYYDEETSNQNDTGKGEPKTTEDMMQEATFDGWDFENVWIIEEDSYPQLRN, via the coding sequence ATGTTTTTTACTAATAGTATTATGAAAAAGTCAATATTTTTAGTGTTAATCGTATTTTTACTTACTGTTATGGTGGGTTGTGATACAGACACACAATACTCACTTACAATTGAAATTGAAGAAGGAGAAGGAACAGTAACACCTTTCGTAAACGCAACGGAACCTTATGATGAGGGTACGCAGGTTACTATTAAAGCTAGACCTGATGAAGGATGGGAATTTGATGAGTGGATTGGTGAAGTAAAAGAAGCGTCTAATCCAGAAACTACTGTGATTATGAATAAAGATCAAATAGTTAAGGCAAGATTTAAAGAAGGAGTGTACTCTACTTTAAAAGAAGTTAAAAGTTTTGAGGAAATTGAAGTCCCTTATAGTACGGATTTAAAAAAACTAAAGGATATTTTGCCTTCGCAGGTAACTGTTGAAGTTGTTACTGATTGTGAAAACAATATAGAAGAAACTATAGTTTTAGAATGGGATTTTAAAAATTATGATGGTGATAAGCCAGATACATATGTTATAGAAGGAAATTTTAGTTTACCATATTATATAAGTAATCCAAAGGAGATAGACTTAAAAGTAGAGATGTGGGTGACAGTAAAAAATCCAGTAGTAACAAATATAGAATGGTCGGATGTATATTTAGAGGTGGATTTTGGTACGGAAAAAGATAAGATAGGTCTAGCAAATGAAATTCGAATTACTGCCAGTGATAATATTGTACATACGATAGGTGAATTGAATTGGGAAATTGTAGATTATGATCCTAACGTAGCAGGAAAATATGAGGCAATAGGTTCATTCGAATTACCATATGGTATAGATAAACCTGAAGAAGAAATGGATTTAGAGGTAAAGGCAACTATAATTGTAGCATTTGCAGGTGGTGATGGATCAGAAGAGAGTCCCTACTTAGTAAGTACAGCGACACAGCTTAATAGAATGAGAGAGCATTTGGATAGCCGTTTTAAACAAGTAGAAGATATTGATTTAAGTGAGTATAGCGAAGGAGAAGGCTGGCAGCCTATTGGAGATGCTGAAAGTCCTTTTACAGGAAGCTATGATGGTTATGGAAAAACAATAAGTGAGTTGTATATAAATAGAGATGAAAATTATGTTGCTTTGTTTGGATTTGTAGATGTAGATGTAGAGAACGCTGTATTAAAGAACATTAATTTAAAAGCGATAGATGTAAGAGGCAATAATTACGTAGGTGGTCTTGTAGGATTTGGAAATGTTGCTATTGAAAATGTGCATGTTGAAGGTACAATAAGTGGTAAAAATTACGTAGGTGGGCTTCTTGGTCGAATAGTTAATAGAGATGTATATTATTGCTATTTTGAAGGTAATATTACAGCACAAGAAAACGTTGGTGGGTTGGCAGGAAAAAATAGGGGTAAAATTAGCAATTCATACTCTACAGGTAAAGTAGATGGTGAGAATAACGTTGGAGGACTGGTAGGAGAGAATAGCAGAAATATTAGCAATTCACATTCTACAGCTACCGTAATTGGTATAGACAATGTTGGAGGATTAGTAGGAGAGAATAGTAATGAAATTATCAATTCATACTCTACAGGTAAAGTAGATGGTGAGAATAACGTTGGAGGATTAGTAGGAGAGAATGATTACGGGGAAATAACAAACAGCTATTATGATGAAGAAACCAGTAATCAAAATGATACTGGTAAAGGTGAGCCAAAAACTACTGAAGATATGATGCAGGAAGCGACCTTTGATGGATGGGATTTTGAAAATGTCTGGATAATTGAAGAGGATTCTTATCCACAATTACGGAATTAA
- a CDS encoding GLUG motif-containing protein, whose amino-acid sequence MKLWLSWLYANNPTPKESYIVDGENNVGGLVGENSRNISYSYSTGSVNGENNVGGLVGYNRYNSPIINSYYDEYTTNQNDTGKGEPKTTEDMMQEATFDGWDFENVWMIEEDSYPQLRN is encoded by the coding sequence ATGAAGTTATGGCTAAGCTGGCTTTATGCTAACAATCCAACACCGAAAGAGAGTTATATAGTAGATGGTGAGAATAACGTTGGAGGCCTGGTAGGAGAGAATAGCAGAAATATTAGCTATTCATATTCTACAGGGTCAGTAAACGGAGAGAATAACGTTGGGGGACTTGTAGGATATAATAGATATAATTCACCTATAATAAACAGCTATTATGATGAATACACTACCAATCAAAATGATACTGGTAAAGGTGAGCCAAAAACTACTGAAGATATGATGCAGGAAGCGACCTTTGATGGATGGGATTTTGAAAATGTCTGGATGATTGAAGAGGATTCTTATCCACAATTACGGAATTAA